A DNA window from Pedomonas mirosovicensis contains the following coding sequences:
- a CDS encoding alpha/beta fold hydrolase — protein sequence MPELANATGGRLVFDDEGAGRPLLLVHGWATHAGFFAPQRQALAREFRVISLDLAGHGRSNAPDAPLTLDHLAGDILALCRHLALENAVAVGWSMGAMAVWAALLAGAGAHITGHVVVDMSPRILSGPGWALGMKNSPAARTEKAMRAGWPGLAPRIARRLFAHGLEAERRPLRQWAEAEIAAADGAVMASLWASMLAQDFRGALPGMATPTLIAHGALSQLYAPETAAFLAASLPRAGLHGFSRSGHAPHLEEPDAFNRMVADFARQGTGRAATATSAQSQNKRIKGRTL from the coding sequence GTGCCCGAATTGGCGAACGCAACTGGCGGCAGGCTCGTCTTTGACGACGAGGGCGCGGGGCGTCCGCTGCTGCTGGTGCACGGCTGGGCGACGCACGCCGGGTTCTTCGCGCCCCAGCGGCAGGCGCTGGCGCGGGAGTTCCGCGTCATCAGCCTCGATCTTGCCGGGCACGGCCGCTCCAACGCGCCGGACGCGCCGCTCACGCTCGATCATCTGGCGGGGGACATTCTCGCCCTGTGCCGCCACCTCGCGCTGGAGAATGCGGTGGCCGTCGGCTGGTCCATGGGCGCGATGGCGGTGTGGGCGGCGCTGCTGGCGGGGGCCGGGGCGCACATCACCGGCCATGTGGTGGTGGACATGTCCCCGCGCATCCTGAGCGGGCCGGGCTGGGCGCTGGGCATGAAAAACAGCCCGGCCGCACGCACGGAAAAGGCCATGCGCGCGGGCTGGCCGGGCCTTGCCCCGCGCATCGCCCGCCGCCTGTTCGCCCACGGTCTGGAGGCCGAGCGCCGCCCCTTGCGCCAGTGGGCGGAAGCGGAAATCGCCGCCGCCGACGGCGCGGTGATGGCGAGCCTGTGGGCCTCCATGCTGGCGCAGGATTTCCGGGGGGCGCTGCCGGGCATGGCAACGCCCACGCTCATCGCCCACGGCGCGCTCAGCCAGCTCTACGCGCCCGAAACCGCAGCCTTTCTCGCGGCCAGCCTGCCACGGGCCGGGTTGCACGGCTTCAGCCGCTCCGGCCATGCGCCGCATCTGGAAGAGCCGGATGCCTTCAACCGCATGGTG